One part of the Amaranthus tricolor cultivar Red isolate AtriRed21 chromosome 16, ASM2621246v1, whole genome shotgun sequence genome encodes these proteins:
- the LOC130802177 gene encoding ultraviolet-B receptor UVR8 isoform X1, with translation MDIVEILGESKSVPVPTKSAIYVWGYNQRGQTGRQEKEQKLRIPRQLPPELFGCPAGISTRWLDVACGREHTAAVASDGSLFTWGANDFGQLGDGTEESRKYPKKVDLLKTEIVKSVSCGSNCTAAIAEPRVNDESLSNGRLWVWGQNQSSNYPRLFWGAFAPNTVIRQVSCGSVHVVALSEGGLLQSWGYNECGQLGRGFTAEGLQGPGILKAYAKYLDEAPELVKIVQVSCGEYHTAAVCETGDVYTCGLGNMGQLGHCSLQSEDKELIPRRVVALEGIHITSVSCGGVHTCAVTAKGALYTWGGGQLGQLGLGPQATSASFIFKDYQVMLRNIPALVIPSGVQLVACGHSHTLISTSDGRIHGWGYNSYGQAANEKSTYAWYPSPIDWCVGEVRKLAAGGGHSAVLTDACSLKDLCEFRLAESVTLANAAHIEDVAFRTSSDALVRLCERLRELHNGGEWESEDDESGASKP, from the exons ATGGATATTGTTGAAATTCTTGGAGAGTCTAAATCAGTGCCTGTTCCAACAAAGAGTGCAATCTATGTGTGGGGTTACAACCAGAGAGGGCAGACTGGAAGGCAAGAGAAAGAGCAGAAATTAAGGATTCCGAGGCAGCTTCCGCCAGAGTTATTCGGTTGTCCGGCTGGGATCAGTACTAGGTGGCTCGATGTCGCATGTGGCAGGGAGCATACGGCTGCTGTAGCCTCAGACGGGTCACTCTTTACTTGGG GAGCAAATGACTTCGGGCAGTTGGGGGATGGTACTGAAGAAAGTAGAAAGTACCCAAAGAAAGTGGATCTGTTGAAAACTGAAATTGTGAAATCTGTTTCTTGTGGTTCGAATTGTACTGCCGCTATTGCAGAGCCTCGTGTAAATGATGAGTCGTTATCAAATGGTAGACTATGGGTGTGGGGCCAAAATCAg AGCTCGAATTATCCTCGTCTATTTTGGGGAGCCTTTGCACCAAATACG GTAATCCGTCAAGTTTCCTGTGGATCTGTACATGTGGTGGCCTTGTCGGAGGGTGGCCTTCTTCAATCATGGG GATACAATGAATGTGGTCAACTTGGGAGAGGGTTCACTGCTGAAGGATTACAGGGTCCTGGTATACTGAAAGCATACGCAAAATACCTTGATGAAGCCCCTGAACTTGTGAAGATCGTTCAAGTGTCATGCGGCGAGTACCACACTGCTGCAGTATGTGAAACTGGGGATGT CTACACTTGTGGTCTCGGAAACATGGGTCAACTAGGACATTGTTCACTTCAATCCGAAGATAAAGAATTAATACCTAGACGAGTAGTTGCACTTGAAGGGATTCACATCACTAGTGTTTCATGCGGAGGTGTTCATACCTGCGCGGTGACTGCAAAGGGAGCTCTCTATACCTGGGGTGGTGGGCAACTTGGTCAGCTCGGCCTTGGTCCACAAGCAACTTCGGCATCTTTCATTTTCAAGGATTATCAAGTCATGCTTCGGAATATCCCCGCTTTGGTTATCCCGAGTGGTGTGCAACTTGTTGCATGTGGTCATTCCCACACACTTATATCTACTTCTGATGGGAGAATCCATGGCTGGGGATATAATAGCTACGGTCAGGCCGCGAATGAGAAGTCTACGTATGCTTGGTACCCATCACCGATTGATTG GTGTGTTGGAGAAGTGAGGAAGCTTGCTGCTGGCGGGGGTCACTCGGCTGTGCTGACCGATGCTTGCTCGTTGAAAGATTTGTGTGAATTTAGGCTCGCTGAAAGCGTTACTCTGGCAAATGCTGCTCATATTGAGGATGTTGCATTCAGAACCAGCTCTGATGCTTTAGTACGCCTTTGTGAACGATTGAG GGAGCTGCATAATGGCGGCGAATGGGAATCCGAAGATGATGAATCTGGTGCGAGTAAACCTTGA
- the LOC130802177 gene encoding ultraviolet-B receptor UVR8 isoform X2: MDIVEILGESKSVPVPTKSAIYVWGYNQRGQTGRQEKEQKLRIPRQLPPELFGCPAGISTRWLDVACGREHTAAVASDGSLFTWGANDFGQLGDGTEESRKYPKKVDLLKTEIVKSVSCGSNCTAAIAEPRVNDESLSNGRLWVWGQNQSSNYPRLFWGAFAPNTVIRQVSCGSVHVVALSEGGLLQSWGYNECGQLGRGFTAEGLQGPGILKAYAKYLDEAPELVKIVQVSCGEYHTAAVCETGDVYTCGLGNMGQLGHCSLQSEDKELIPRRVVALEGIHITSVSCGGVHTCAVTAKGALYTWGGGQLGQLGLGPQATSASFIFKDYQVMLRNIPALVIPSGVQLVACGHSHTLISTSDGRIHGWGYNSYGQAANEKSTYAWYPSPIDWCVGEVRKLAAGGGHSAVLTDACSLKDLCEFRLAESVTLANAAHIEDVAFRTSSDALVRLCERLR, encoded by the exons ATGGATATTGTTGAAATTCTTGGAGAGTCTAAATCAGTGCCTGTTCCAACAAAGAGTGCAATCTATGTGTGGGGTTACAACCAGAGAGGGCAGACTGGAAGGCAAGAGAAAGAGCAGAAATTAAGGATTCCGAGGCAGCTTCCGCCAGAGTTATTCGGTTGTCCGGCTGGGATCAGTACTAGGTGGCTCGATGTCGCATGTGGCAGGGAGCATACGGCTGCTGTAGCCTCAGACGGGTCACTCTTTACTTGGG GAGCAAATGACTTCGGGCAGTTGGGGGATGGTACTGAAGAAAGTAGAAAGTACCCAAAGAAAGTGGATCTGTTGAAAACTGAAATTGTGAAATCTGTTTCTTGTGGTTCGAATTGTACTGCCGCTATTGCAGAGCCTCGTGTAAATGATGAGTCGTTATCAAATGGTAGACTATGGGTGTGGGGCCAAAATCAg AGCTCGAATTATCCTCGTCTATTTTGGGGAGCCTTTGCACCAAATACG GTAATCCGTCAAGTTTCCTGTGGATCTGTACATGTGGTGGCCTTGTCGGAGGGTGGCCTTCTTCAATCATGGG GATACAATGAATGTGGTCAACTTGGGAGAGGGTTCACTGCTGAAGGATTACAGGGTCCTGGTATACTGAAAGCATACGCAAAATACCTTGATGAAGCCCCTGAACTTGTGAAGATCGTTCAAGTGTCATGCGGCGAGTACCACACTGCTGCAGTATGTGAAACTGGGGATGT CTACACTTGTGGTCTCGGAAACATGGGTCAACTAGGACATTGTTCACTTCAATCCGAAGATAAAGAATTAATACCTAGACGAGTAGTTGCACTTGAAGGGATTCACATCACTAGTGTTTCATGCGGAGGTGTTCATACCTGCGCGGTGACTGCAAAGGGAGCTCTCTATACCTGGGGTGGTGGGCAACTTGGTCAGCTCGGCCTTGGTCCACAAGCAACTTCGGCATCTTTCATTTTCAAGGATTATCAAGTCATGCTTCGGAATATCCCCGCTTTGGTTATCCCGAGTGGTGTGCAACTTGTTGCATGTGGTCATTCCCACACACTTATATCTACTTCTGATGGGAGAATCCATGGCTGGGGATATAATAGCTACGGTCAGGCCGCGAATGAGAAGTCTACGTATGCTTGGTACCCATCACCGATTGATTG GTGTGTTGGAGAAGTGAGGAAGCTTGCTGCTGGCGGGGGTCACTCGGCTGTGCTGACCGATGCTTGCTCGTTGAAAGATTTGTGTGAATTTAGGCTCGCTGAAAGCGTTACTCTGGCAAATGCTGCTCATATTGAGGATGTTGCATTCAGAACCAGCTCTGATGCTTTAGTACGCCTTTGTGAACGATTGAGGTAA